A genomic window from Brassica oleracea var. oleracea cultivar TO1000 chromosome C8, BOL, whole genome shotgun sequence includes:
- the LOC106307300 gene encoding serine/arginine-rich splicing factor SR34A-like — protein sequence MSGRFSRSIYVGNLPGDIRESEIEDLFYKYGRIVDIELKVPPRPPCYCFVEFEHARDAEDAIDGRDGYNFDGCRLRVELAHGGRGQSSGDRRGGGGYRGGGGGYGSGGGGGGGGGSARFGVSRHSEFRVIVRGLPSSASWQDLKDHMRKAGDVCFAEVTRDSEGTYGVVDYTNYDDMKYAIRKLDDTEFRNPWARGYIRVTKYESSQSRSPSRSRSRSRGRGRSPSRSVSRSRSPRKDLSKSPRRSLSRSVSKSRSPSPDRKKSPPRAMSRSRSRSLSKSPAKVREGSE from the exons ATGAGTGGTCGATTTTCTCGTTCCATCTATGTTGGTAACTTGCCCGGTGACATTAGGGAGTCTGAGATTGAAGATCTCTTTTACAAG TACGGCCGCATAGTGGATATCGAATTGAAGGTTCCACCTCGTCCTCCATGTTATTGCTTTGTTGAG TTTGAGCATGCTCGGGATGCTGAAGATGCGATCGATGGCCGTGATGGGTACAACTTTGACGGCTGTCGTTTGAGG GTTGAGCTTGCCCATGGTGGTCGAGGACAGTCATCAGGTGATCGTCGTGGCGGTGGTGGATACCGTGGTGGGGGTGGTGGCTATGGCAGCGGTGGAGGTGGAGGTGGAGGTGGTGGATCAGCCCGGTTTGGTGTCTCACGACACTCTGAATTCCGAG TTATTGTACGTGGGCTCCCATCATCTGCTTCATGGCAAGATTTGAAG GATCATATGCGGAAAGCTGGTGATGTGTGCTTTGCTGAGGTCACTCGAGACAGTGAAG GAACTTATGGTGTTGTTGACTACACCAATTATGATGACATGAAGTATGCG ATAAGGAAACTTGATGATACAGAGTTCAGAAACCCCTGGGCTAGAGGCTATATCCGG GTTACGAAATATGAAAGCTCTCAGTCAAGGAGCCCAAGTAGAAGCAGGAGCCGTAGCCGAGGCCGTGGTCGCAGCCCTAGCCGCAGCGTTAGCAGAAGCAGGAGCCCAAGAAAGGATCTGAG TAAATCACCAAGACGATCCCTTTCAAGATCGGTATCAAAATCTAGGTCGCCTTCTCCTGACAGGAAGAAGAGTCCCCCTAG GGCAATGTCTAGGTCCAGGTCCAGGTCTCTTTCAAAATCTCCTGCCAAG GTTCGGGAAGGCAGTGAGTGA
- the LOC106309037 gene encoding F-box protein At3g49450-like: MSAMKKRKQCVSKEETCIISSTTSTKETGDNYGQIPMDIILKILSRVPAKSIARFRCVSKDWGVTLCRPYFTDLFLKMSSLSPCLLFTFHAEGKWSFFSLPESMLISDQKSSRVVDSLSHVPIDYPIRVCVPVCGMLCTKDEWDLSGKKDARMMICNPSTGGFKLLPKVKTRRRRVLTYLGYDPVEKVYKVLCMTSCERPYSQKTEQHQVLTLGTGKMNWRMIECSVSHYPQSQHSEICIDGVLYYLAVGSGCWKTSMIVCFDIRSEKLKFIVDEAFKDIKSPSTLINCKGKLGIIHPNASGFMDGKSSGFALWVIDDIEKHTWCKNIIMFPSLWWSLVAGTRVRIIGTTGNGEILFSPCVVSIPFYIFCYNMETNSIGRIEIKGFGPVMDQKIYTFLNHMENLKLIP; the protein is encoded by the coding sequence ATGTCCGCCATGAAAAAACGGAAGCAATGCGTTTCCAAGGAAGAGACCTGTATCATATCTTCGACTACCTCAACGAAAGAAACAGGAGACAACTATGGTCAGATCCCAATGGATATCATCCTTAAAATACTTTCGAGAGTGCCTGCCAAATCCATAGCGAGGTTCCGTTGTGTGTCTAAAGACTGGGGTGTTACTCTCTGCCGTCCATATTTCACGGATCTGTTTCTTAAGATGTCTTCTCTTAGTCCATGTCTCCTTTTCACTTTCCATGCAGAGGGTAAGTGGTCATTTTTTTCCTTACCCGAGTCTATGCTGATTTCGGACCAGAAGTCATCTCGTGTAGTGGATAGTCTTAGTCATGTTCCTATAGATTATCCCATTAGAGTTTGTGTCCCTGTCTGTGGGATGTTGTGTACTAAAGATGAGTGGGATTTAAGCGGAAAGAAAGATGCTAGGATGATGATATGTAACCCTAGCACAGGAGGGTTCAAACTTTTACCCAAAGTGAAAACGAGGAGGCGTAGGGTTTTGACATATTTAGGGTATGACCCAGTAGAAAAAGTATACAAGGTACTGTGCATGACATCTTGTGAAAGGCCGTATAGTCAAAAAACTGAACAACATCAGGTTCTCACATTAGGAACAGGAAAAATGAATTGGAGAATGATTGAATGTTCAGTATCTCATTATCCTCAATCTCAACATAGTGAGATATGCATAGACGGAGTCTTATATTATTTAGCTGTGGGAAGTGGGTGTTGGAAAACTTCTATGATAGTTTGTTTTGACATAAGGTCCGAGAAGTTAAAGTTTATTGTTGATGAAGCTTTCAAGGATATAAAGTCTCCTTCAACTCTGATAAACTGCAAGGGAAAATTAGGTATAATCCATCCTAATGCATCAGGTTTTATGGATGGGAAATCTAGTGGTTTCGCTTTGTGGGTCATAGATGATATTGAGAAACATACATGGTGCAAGAATATTATCATGTTTCCGTCTCTATGGTGGAGTCTAGTTGCTGGGACTAGGGTCCGTATCATCGGGACTACCGGTAATGGTGAAATTTTGTTTTCTCCATGCGTCGTGTCCATCCCTTTCTACATTTTCTGCTACAACATGGAAACGAACTCTATCGGAAGAATTGAAATCAAAGGCTTCGGACCTGTCATGGATCAAAAAATTTACACATTCTTAAACCATATGGAGAATCTGAAACTTATCCCATAA
- the LOC106309038 gene encoding ferredoxin--NADP reductase, leaf isozyme 1, chloroplastic-like translates to MALLDASTNISLLYKEEFDPSHSKISVDFAVSREQTNEKEEKMYIQTRMGMEKGIYEIMISLAAKDGTDWLEYKKQLKRSEQRNVEVY, encoded by the exons ATGGCTCTTCTTGATGCATCCACAAACATCTCACTGCTCTACAAGGAG GAGTTTGATCCTAGTCACAGTAAGATTTCGGTGGACTTTGCGGTGAGCAGAGAACAAACGAACGAGAAGGAAGAGAAAATGTACATTCAGACAAGAATG GGTATGGAGAAGGGTATCTATGAGATCATGATCTCACTTGCTGCTAAAGATG GGACCGATTGGCTGGAGTACAAGAAGCAATTAAAGAGGAGTGAGCAGAGGAATGTGGAAGTCTACTAA